Proteins co-encoded in one Oreochromis aureus strain Israel breed Guangdong linkage group 3, ZZ_aureus, whole genome shotgun sequence genomic window:
- the LOC116310546 gene encoding high choriolytic enzyme 1-like, protein MTPAFFFSVCLSMTAVCLRAAVIRDISDESLGASAIIEKVNANSTKVLVHGDIVPTTTRNADPCTAIGCKWPKTGSYVYVPVSIGTEYSDQERNIIISALVTFHASTCIRFVWRTSQTDFIHFFSGQGCYSYVGRQTGRQEISLQRNGSLYQSTVQHEVLHALGFHHEQVRSDRDQYVRILTGNIIPGLEHNFVKVQTNNLQTPYDFNSVMQYDRFAFSKNGQPTMVAKSNPNLNFGNAVRMSANDIARVNRLYGC, encoded by the exons ATGACTCCAGCCTTTTTCTTCTCCGTCTGCCTGTCAATGACAGCCGTTTGTCTG AGGGCTGCTGTCATTAGAGATATAAGTG ATGAGTCTCTGGGTGCCTCAGCGATCATTGAAAAAGTCAATGCTAACTCAA CAAAAGTGTTGGTTCATGGTGACATTGTACCCACTACTACCAGGAATGCTGATCCATGCACAGCCATTGGCTGCAAGTGGCCTAAAACTGGAAGCTATGTCTATGTACCTGTCTCCATTGGCACTGAATATA GCGACCAAGAGCgcaacatcatcatcagtgCCCTAGTCACCTTCCACGCTTCCACCTGCATCCGGTTTGTCTGGCGTACAAGCCAGACAGATTTCATTCACTTCTTCTCTGGACAAGG GTGTTATTCATACGTGGGCCGTCAGACAGGAAGACAGGAAATCTCCCTACAGAGAAATGGTTCCTTGTATCAGTCAACGGTGCAACATGAGGTTCTTCATGCTCTGGGCTTCCACCACGAGCAGGTCCGCTCTGACAGAGATCAGTATGTGAGGATCCTTACCGGGAACATCATCCCAG GACTAGAGCACAACTTTGTGAAAGTGCAGACCAACAATTTGCAGACTCCCTATGACTTCAACTCTGTCATGCAGTATGACAG ATTCGCCTTCTCCAAGAATGGGCAGCCAACGATGGTTGCCAAGTCCAATCCTAATCTTAATTTTGGAAATGCTGTCCGAATGAGTGCCAATGACATTGCTCGTGTAAACAGGCTTTATGGATGCT aA